The following proteins are encoded in a genomic region of Terriglobales bacterium:
- a CDS encoding helix-turn-helix domain-containing protein has product MRIYVLALDGVFDTGLATVLDAFETANELAEMSGLASPRFDVAIVGVRKAVKTSQGLTVPVTAGPMRIVPDWVVVPAIGFKMPGPLQAALARSDVSDAGKTLRWWAERGAGTAAACIGTFVVAESGLLDNHDSTTTWWLAPLFRQRYPKVRLDESRMIVKSGRLVTAGAALSHMDLALWLIRQKSPGLAALTAKYLVVDSRPSQSAYILTDHFAHSDPLVERFERWARGRLTHGFSLDDAATAAGSSKRTLARRMQAVLGKSPLSYFQELRVERAVHLLKTTAESVEEIAARVGYADGVTLRTLLRRHLGQGIKEIRRNAV; this is encoded by the coding sequence ATGAGGATTTACGTGCTCGCGCTGGATGGGGTTTTTGACACGGGTTTGGCGACCGTGCTCGATGCATTTGAGACTGCGAACGAGCTCGCGGAAATGTCTGGCCTGGCCTCGCCTCGATTCGACGTCGCTATCGTGGGAGTGCGCAAGGCGGTCAAAACATCGCAAGGGCTGACCGTTCCAGTTACTGCCGGCCCCATGCGGATCGTTCCCGATTGGGTCGTGGTTCCAGCCATCGGATTCAAGATGCCGGGCCCGCTGCAGGCAGCTCTCGCCAGATCCGACGTCAGCGACGCCGGCAAAACACTGCGCTGGTGGGCGGAGCGAGGCGCAGGCACGGCGGCTGCCTGTATTGGGACATTTGTCGTGGCTGAGTCAGGACTACTCGACAACCACGACTCGACCACAACCTGGTGGCTCGCTCCGTTATTTCGCCAGCGATATCCCAAGGTGCGCCTGGATGAATCGCGGATGATCGTAAAATCGGGAAGGCTGGTTACGGCAGGAGCGGCCCTCAGCCACATGGACCTGGCCTTATGGCTCATCCGCCAGAAAAGCCCGGGACTTGCCGCCTTGACGGCGAAGTACCTGGTTGTGGATTCACGGCCATCACAGTCTGCCTACATCCTTACCGATCATTTTGCCCACTCTGATCCGCTGGTAGAGCGCTTCGAGCGCTGGGCGCGAGGCAGGCTTACGCATGGATTTTCGCTCGACGATGCTGCGACGGCAGCCGGATCGAGTAAGAGAACCCTGGCCCGGCGCATGCAAGCCGTGCTGGGGAAGTCGCCACTCTCTTATTTCCAGGAGCTGCGTGTGGAACGCGCGGTGCATCTGCTGAAGACCACCGCCGAGAGCGTAGAAGAGATCGCTGCGCGAGTTGGATACGCCGATGGCGTAACCCTCAGGACTCTTCTGCGGCGTCATCTTGGGCAGGGGATTAAGGAAATCAGAAGAAACGCTGTCTGA
- a CDS encoding DUF1287 domain-containing protein, with protein sequence MNGFQCPPKSLLLVGLVLSVVPLLSRIAVPQTTSANPDPRQVFLARLSAAAIERTHHTVRYDPGYVAIAYPNGDVPADSGVCSDEVIRSYRALGIDLQKEVHEDMKTHLSAYPKRTRTLDRNIDHRRVPNLMAFFSRQGETLSITKNAGDYSPGDLVTWDLNPKRGIPHIGIVVDQKSPESGRYMIVHNIGDGPQMEDVLFDWKITGHYRYYGPAEK encoded by the coding sequence ATGAACGGATTTCAGTGCCCGCCGAAATCACTATTGCTCGTAGGCTTGGTGTTATCAGTCGTACCTCTGCTCTCGCGAATCGCTGTCCCGCAAACTACTTCTGCCAACCCCGACCCTCGTCAGGTCTTCCTCGCCCGCCTCTCGGCTGCGGCCATCGAGCGCACGCATCACACCGTCCGCTACGATCCCGGATACGTCGCCATCGCCTATCCCAACGGAGACGTCCCGGCCGACTCCGGCGTCTGCAGCGATGAGGTCATCCGCTCCTATAGGGCCTTGGGCATTGATCTGCAGAAAGAAGTCCACGAGGACATGAAGACGCACCTCAGCGCCTATCCCAAACGCACGCGGACACTCGACCGCAACATTGACCACCGCCGCGTCCCCAATCTCATGGCCTTCTTCAGCCGCCAGGGCGAGACGCTTTCCATCACGAAAAACGCTGGAGACTACTCACCCGGGGACCTGGTGACCTGGGATTTAAACCCCAAGCGCGGCATCCCCCACATCGGCATCGTCGTGGACCAGAAGTCGCCCGAAAGCGGGCGCTACATGATCGTGCACAACATCGGCGACGGGCCGCAGATGGAAGATGTGCTCTTCGACTGGAAGATCACGGGACATTACCGCTATTACGGACCGGCAGAGAAATGA
- a CDS encoding SIMPL domain-containing protein (The SIMPL domain is named for its presence in mouse protein SIMPL (signalling molecule that associates with mouse pelle-like kinase). Bacterial member BP26, from Brucella, was shown to assemble into a channel-like structure, while YggE from E. coli has been associated with resistance to oxidative stress.) — MGENGKSQFLQGAVALALGIIVAASIGAWAFVHVKNREQTIVVTGSARRRIKSDMIIWRTGVTANATKLAEAYQSLSRDVSRVKAYLIAKGVPEDQIIISSITTKTVRKAGRQGSSEDGEGGELAGDIAGYSLHQELEVRSPDVDKITKISREVTELMNQGLLLESFPPEYIYTKLGDLKIEMLGQAALDAKARAQQIASSTGNQVGGLRAAEMGVLQITPPDSSEVTGYGVNDTSSLEKDITAVVHMTFSID; from the coding sequence ATGGGCGAAAACGGAAAGTCGCAGTTTCTGCAGGGCGCTGTTGCTCTGGCGCTGGGGATCATTGTGGCCGCCTCGATCGGCGCCTGGGCATTCGTGCATGTGAAGAACCGCGAGCAGACGATTGTGGTGACCGGCTCAGCGCGCCGGCGCATCAAGTCTGACATGATTATCTGGCGGACCGGCGTAACCGCAAACGCCACCAAGCTGGCTGAGGCCTACCAGTCTCTTTCCCGCGATGTCTCCCGGGTCAAAGCCTATCTGATTGCCAAGGGCGTTCCCGAAGACCAGATCATCATCAGCTCCATCACCACCAAGACTGTGCGCAAAGCAGGCAGGCAAGGATCCAGCGAAGATGGAGAGGGCGGCGAGCTTGCCGGCGATATCGCCGGCTACAGCCTGCACCAGGAGTTGGAGGTCCGCTCGCCCGACGTGGATAAGATCACCAAAATCTCGCGCGAGGTCACCGAGCTGATGAACCAGGGCTTGCTGCTTGAGTCCTTTCCGCCTGAGTACATCTACACCAAGCTGGGCGACTTGAAGATCGAGATGCTCGGCCAGGCCGCCCTCGATGCCAAGGCGCGCGCCCAACAGATTGCCTCGAGCACCGGCAATCAGGTCGGGGGACTGCGCGCCGCCGAGATGGGCGTGCTGCAAATTACCCCGCCGGATTCGAGCGAAGTTACCGGTTACGGCGTCAACGACACATCATCCCTGGAAAAAGACATCACTGCCGTAGTTCATATGACGTTCTCTATTGACTGA
- a CDS encoding winged helix-turn-helix domain-containing protein, with translation MWYYYYVITDGHLKAALREELSRLQEKRTKLVSEIQSLSEKIVAINRLLVDEANTNEATASPLHTPALPDQSIASISRPQKGSYTQVHVYWPATLQSLVELGGRAPADEVIDRVGKKLETIFTDEDREILPSGTDIRWKNRVAWQRYNMIKQGLLRGDSPRGVWEITEKGRVWLAEFVQKGKASFQ, from the coding sequence ATGTGGTATTATTATTATGTGATAACCGATGGACATCTCAAGGCAGCCTTACGGGAGGAATTGTCACGACTCCAAGAAAAGCGCACAAAGCTGGTTAGCGAGATTCAAAGCTTGAGTGAAAAGATCGTGGCGATCAATCGCCTTCTCGTGGATGAAGCGAATACAAATGAGGCAACGGCCAGCCCATTACATACGCCAGCACTGCCTGATCAATCGATTGCGTCCATTTCTAGACCGCAAAAAGGCAGCTACACGCAAGTACATGTTTATTGGCCAGCCACCTTGCAAAGTTTGGTTGAACTCGGTGGCCGTGCACCTGCTGATGAAGTAATTGATAGAGTAGGTAAGAAACTTGAAACCATCTTCACGGATGAGGACCGAGAGATATTACCAAGCGGAACAGATATACGTTGGAAGAACAGGGTTGCATGGCAACGTTACAACATGATCAAACAAGGCCTTCTCCGAGGAGACTCACCCCGTGGGGTATGGGAAATCACCGAAAAAGGGCGGGTTTGGCTAGCAGAGTTCGTACAAAAGGGTAAAGCAAGTTTCCAATGA
- a CDS encoding thiamine phosphate synthase, whose protein sequence is MLLYYITDRSHFPGTEIQKRERLLVTAQAAARAGVEFIQLREKDLTGRELEALAGDLTQALQSFPETRLLINSRSDIAIAAGAHGVHLPANDISADEARTIFTKAGVQHPIIAVSCHTFAEIVQAESNGADFAVFGPVFEKEGKKISAAGLATLHQVCNRPPAVSARMPVLALGGVTLENASACLASGAAGIAGIRLFQTDDPASLVGELKKLEESEGKPSHEGHRA, encoded by the coding sequence ATGCTTCTTTATTACATTACCGACCGCAGCCACTTTCCCGGGACAGAAATCCAGAAACGCGAACGCCTGCTGGTGACGGCACAAGCTGCAGCCCGCGCAGGTGTGGAGTTCATCCAATTGCGCGAAAAAGATCTGACCGGAAGGGAATTAGAGGCATTGGCCGGCGATCTCACGCAGGCACTGCAAAGCTTTCCTGAAACGCGGTTGCTGATCAATTCCCGTTCGGACATTGCTATCGCAGCAGGCGCGCACGGAGTGCATCTTCCCGCCAATGACATTTCGGCCGACGAAGCACGCACAATTTTTACCAAAGCAGGAGTGCAGCATCCCATCATTGCCGTCTCCTGCCATACCTTCGCGGAAATCGTGCAGGCCGAATCTAACGGCGCTGATTTTGCCGTCTTCGGCCCGGTCTTTGAAAAAGAAGGTAAGAAAATTTCCGCAGCAGGTCTGGCCACGTTGCACCAGGTCTGCAACCGCCCTCCGGCAGTTTCCGCGCGCATGCCCGTGCTCGCCCTCGGCGGCGTAACTTTGGAAAATGCCTCTGCGTGCCTGGCCAGCGGCGCGGCGGGTATTGCCGGTATCCGGCTTTTTCAAACCGATGATCCCGCCAGCCTGGTAGGAGAGTTGAAGAAACTGGAAGAGAGCGAGGGCAAGCCCTCTCACGAGGGCCATCGGGCCTAA
- a CDS encoding TIGR00730 family Rossman fold protein: MNEPETLNPASLAYENKEFLNSPDGRALRIMAEYFEPLARFRKEKIQDTVVFFGSARFASQSDANSALAVLERTASAKTADWEQQLKRCRAAVDMARYYEEARQLSSMLTKWAQELPFRRHRFVVTSGGGPGIMEAANRGAYEAGGKTIGLNIRLPYEQFPNRYISPALNFEFHYFFMRKYWFAYLAKGLVVFPGGFGTLDELFEILTLAQTQKLAKKIVVLVYGREYWTKILNLQALVDSGTIAEDDLHLFRIVDSPEEGFEALRAGLTQYHLQPQPVAPKEKEDDPDIAATRSLR; the protein is encoded by the coding sequence ATGAATGAACCTGAAACTCTTAATCCCGCTTCTTTAGCTTACGAAAACAAGGAATTTCTCAACAGCCCTGATGGCCGCGCGTTGCGGATCATGGCCGAGTATTTTGAACCGCTGGCGCGTTTTCGCAAGGAAAAAATCCAGGATACAGTCGTGTTCTTCGGCTCTGCCCGTTTTGCCAGCCAATCGGACGCTAACAGCGCTCTGGCCGTGCTCGAGCGCACTGCCTCCGCCAAAACCGCGGATTGGGAGCAGCAGCTCAAGCGCTGCCGCGCCGCCGTGGATATGGCCCGCTACTACGAGGAAGCCCGGCAACTATCCAGCATGTTGACCAAATGGGCGCAGGAACTTCCCTTTCGACGCCATCGCTTTGTGGTCACCTCCGGCGGCGGACCGGGGATCATGGAAGCCGCCAATCGTGGCGCCTATGAAGCCGGAGGCAAGACCATCGGCCTCAACATCCGGCTGCCTTACGAGCAGTTCCCCAACCGCTACATCTCTCCGGCGTTGAATTTCGAGTTTCACTACTTTTTCATGCGCAAGTACTGGTTCGCGTACCTGGCCAAAGGTTTGGTGGTCTTTCCCGGCGGCTTCGGCACCCTGGATGAACTGTTTGAAATCCTGACGCTCGCGCAAACCCAGAAGCTCGCCAAAAAAATTGTGGTGCTGGTTTACGGCAGAGAGTACTGGACCAAGATACTCAACCTGCAAGCTCTGGTGGATTCCGGCACTATCGCCGAAGATGACCTGCATCTGTTTCGCATTGTGGATTCCCCCGAGGAAGGGTTTGAAGCACTCCGGGCCGGTCTGACGCAATACCATTTGCAGCCGCAGCCTGTAGCACCCAAGGAAAAAGAAGACGACCCGGACATCGCAGCCACGCGCTCGTTGCGGTAG
- a CDS encoding tetratricopeptide repeat protein, whose translation MALGFGFNKQKVLASAEKAVQQGKLQNAIIEYEKVTREDPKDLTVLNTIGDLHARVGNNDKAAVYFKRVGDIYASEGFTVKAIAVYKKIAKLNPSSTESLTKLAELYTQQGLYNDARSQYLQVADAAMKSGNLEEGARIFQKILELDSDNTAMQTKLADLYIKLGRKDSARDIFLTAANTLYQRGALDAADEALKRVSNLDPNNLEALLLRGKIASDSGDSAAAISYLEKIPDLDSRPEALRALLNAQLFLGKFAEAEMIAKKMLTVHNDASGLTACAESLLKSGALEEALQLYDQYSDRLLANNQPQLIESLLGSMNRISENARALELLRGIFVKAGEHSHINEINELLAHALVQAGELQRAAALYKELSDLEPENPLHLQNYKQIQGRLGQDPTVRELSKEEGEQAFMVEELEQAAPALDQKYSAAISNAIKAALTEAELFESYNMPLKAIPPLEQVLPKAPRDAHLNQRLAALYSRSGRFQDAVHCCEILQSLYAEAGHNKQARQYADMAAKFRERITQAAASAAIEPPAPPRPVYAPPPIQQAPVPPAPPQTPPPPAERAAFEVETFQVQPPPPPVQPAVTEFSLDVIPETPSSVDAQSAGVSAAHEIDLSDWESMASVDATPPQEVSPPPAPAPPPPPAQQQMSVEDLVEETQFYLSQSLWKEAGESLTRLQTADPNARQISALRQKLDEGMAASSAPAAAATSEANVAEFSFDMSMLESTPAFEPEPPPPPPPPPPAPKPAAPVRPAPEPPKPEPVKAAPVVEPKPAPVEPKPAPVVEPKKPAAAAAEAPPSKVAKKDDAISDFVLDLDEALGDDFSFDESRTAKPAAPQVAPPPPPPAPPAPAPAPASMSAPAPEPAKATAAKPVTAVRKLAPLTASTPPPPPADASSTLSDLFEEFKDEVEENANAAEDPDTHYNLGVAFKEMGLLDEAIGELQKVCHAIEKGHPFTQVMQAYTWLAHCFLEKGAPEASVKWYEKALRVPSIDEESRLAVYYELGSAYEAAGNKRAALQNFNEVYSNNIDYRDVAERIKALKS comes from the coding sequence ATGGCACTTGGTTTCGGATTCAATAAACAAAAGGTTCTTGCCTCGGCGGAAAAGGCGGTGCAGCAAGGTAAGCTGCAGAACGCCATTATTGAATATGAAAAGGTCACCCGTGAAGACCCTAAGGACCTGACTGTTTTGAACACGATTGGCGACTTGCATGCCCGCGTGGGCAACAACGACAAGGCCGCCGTCTACTTCAAAAGGGTAGGAGATATTTATGCTTCCGAAGGCTTCACCGTTAAAGCCATCGCGGTTTACAAGAAGATTGCCAAGCTCAATCCTTCCTCTACCGAATCTTTGACCAAGTTAGCTGAGCTTTACACTCAGCAGGGGCTTTATAACGACGCCCGCTCGCAGTACCTGCAGGTGGCCGACGCCGCCATGAAGAGCGGCAACCTGGAAGAAGGCGCGCGGATCTTTCAGAAGATCCTTGAACTCGACTCCGACAACACCGCCATGCAAACCAAGCTGGCGGATCTTTACATCAAGCTGGGCCGTAAAGATAGTGCTCGCGATATTTTTCTTACCGCCGCCAACACCCTCTATCAGCGTGGCGCCCTGGATGCTGCCGACGAGGCCCTGAAGCGGGTCAGCAACCTCGATCCCAACAATCTGGAAGCACTTCTGCTGCGCGGCAAGATCGCCAGTGATTCCGGGGATAGCGCCGCCGCCATCTCCTACCTGGAGAAAATCCCAGACCTCGATTCGCGCCCTGAGGCGCTGCGCGCTTTGTTGAACGCGCAATTGTTCCTCGGCAAATTTGCTGAAGCCGAAATGATTGCCAAGAAAATGCTGACCGTACACAACGACGCCAGCGGGCTCACTGCCTGTGCTGAGTCGTTGCTTAAGAGCGGCGCCCTGGAAGAGGCGTTGCAGCTTTACGATCAGTACTCCGACCGCCTGCTGGCCAACAATCAACCGCAGTTAATTGAAAGCCTGCTGGGCAGCATGAACCGCATCTCAGAGAACGCCAGAGCGCTCGAGCTTTTACGCGGCATTTTTGTCAAAGCCGGCGAGCACTCCCACATCAACGAGATCAATGAGCTGCTGGCGCACGCTCTGGTGCAGGCGGGTGAACTGCAGCGGGCCGCCGCCTTGTACAAGGAACTCTCTGATCTTGAACCCGAGAACCCGCTGCATTTGCAGAATTACAAGCAAATTCAAGGCCGGCTGGGACAAGATCCGACCGTCAGGGAGCTCAGCAAAGAGGAAGGCGAACAGGCGTTCATGGTAGAGGAGCTGGAGCAAGCAGCCCCAGCGCTCGATCAGAAATATTCTGCCGCTATCAGTAATGCCATAAAAGCAGCGCTGACCGAGGCAGAGCTGTTTGAATCCTACAACATGCCCCTCAAGGCAATTCCCCCGCTGGAGCAGGTGCTTCCCAAAGCACCGCGCGATGCGCATCTCAATCAGCGCCTGGCTGCGCTGTACTCCCGCTCCGGCCGCTTCCAGGATGCCGTTCACTGCTGTGAAATCTTGCAGTCGCTTTATGCGGAAGCCGGCCACAACAAGCAGGCGCGGCAATATGCAGACATGGCGGCAAAATTCAGAGAGCGTATAACTCAGGCCGCGGCAAGTGCAGCTATTGAGCCACCAGCACCCCCCCGTCCGGTCTACGCTCCGCCTCCCATACAACAGGCGCCGGTGCCACCGGCTCCGCCGCAAACGCCGCCTCCGCCGGCGGAAAGAGCAGCATTTGAGGTTGAGACATTCCAGGTTCAGCCGCCGCCTCCACCTGTGCAGCCGGCCGTAACAGAATTTAGCCTGGACGTAATACCGGAAACCCCATCCAGTGTGGATGCACAATCCGCGGGGGTTTCAGCGGCGCATGAGATTGATCTGAGCGACTGGGAAAGTATGGCGTCGGTGGATGCAACGCCCCCGCAAGAGGTGTCTCCGCCGCCAGCGCCTGCTCCTCCACCCCCGCCTGCACAACAGCAGATGAGCGTGGAAGACTTGGTAGAAGAAACCCAGTTCTACCTGAGCCAGTCTTTATGGAAAGAAGCGGGCGAAAGCTTGACCCGCTTGCAAACTGCCGATCCTAACGCCCGCCAGATCTCTGCATTGCGGCAGAAATTGGATGAGGGTATGGCGGCATCTTCTGCCCCTGCGGCGGCTGCTACGAGTGAAGCTAACGTAGCCGAATTTTCATTTGACATGAGTATGCTGGAATCGACCCCGGCGTTCGAACCTGAACCTCCGCCACCGCCGCCTCCACCTCCACCAGCACCTAAACCGGCGGCGCCCGTTCGTCCTGCGCCTGAACCTCCAAAACCGGAGCCCGTAAAAGCCGCTCCTGTGGTCGAACCGAAACCAGCGCCTGTAGAACCGAAGCCGGCGCCGGTGGTTGAACCAAAGAAACCGGCAGCTGCCGCAGCCGAAGCGCCTCCGTCAAAGGTCGCGAAAAAAGACGATGCCATCTCTGATTTCGTCCTTGACCTGGATGAAGCTCTTGGCGATGACTTCAGCTTTGACGAATCCAGAACCGCCAAGCCCGCTGCTCCACAGGTTGCGCCGCCGCCACCACCTCCTGCACCACCGGCTCCAGCGCCTGCACCGGCTTCCATGTCTGCACCTGCGCCAGAGCCCGCCAAGGCAACTGCTGCAAAGCCTGTCACCGCTGTACGGAAGTTGGCCCCGTTGACTGCAAGCACTCCTCCACCTCCTCCGGCTGATGCCAGCTCTACTCTCTCTGATCTTTTTGAGGAGTTTAAGGATGAAGTAGAAGAAAACGCTAACGCGGCTGAGGACCCCGATACGCATTACAACCTGGGCGTTGCCTTCAAGGAAATGGGATTGCTCGATGAAGCCATCGGCGAGTTGCAAAAGGTCTGCCATGCCATCGAGAAAGGACATCCCTTCACCCAGGTGATGCAGGCCTATACCTGGCTGGCCCATTGCTTCCTGGAAAAAGGAGCGCCTGAAGCTTCGGTGAAGTGGTATGAAAAGGCATTGCGTGTGCCCTCCATTGACGAAGAGAGCAGGTTGGCCGTTTACTATGAGTTGGGCTCCGCCTACGAGGCTGCCGGCAACAAAAGGGCTGCCTTGCAAAATTTCAACGAAGTGTATAGCAATAACATTGACTACCGTGACGTTGCCGAGCGCATTAAAGCCCTTAAGTCGTAG
- a CDS encoding MFS transporter: MTAVALRPEASRVRWTICSLLFFATTINLLERQVLSMLAKTLEVKIGWTSLQYGYMTGAFQATYAIGLLGAGYLMDRFGTRKGFSVAVTVWSLAAIAHAAASTAFTFGIARAFLGLGESANFPACIKTVAEWFPKKERALATGIFNAGTNVGPMVAILTVPWLTAAFSWQAAFIATGALGFVWLIFWLLLYHPPEQHPRISQAELAYIQSDPPDRTQAVSWRRLFEHKETWAFTIAKFLTDPVTWFFLFWLPKYLQEQFGLGLMQVIPPTLVVYNVASVGSVAGGWLPLHLIKRGWSVNAARKTVLLLSALCVVPVVAAPFSRSLWLVVVLVSLASAGHKGWSANLWTTASDMFPRRAVGSVAGIGTSAGAFGGVLIQVATGFIVQKTHGYLPLFVFSGLAYVTALAVLQRLAPRLDPVEVD, translated from the coding sequence ATGACCGCAGTCGCTCTTCGGCCGGAGGCCTCTCGCGTTCGCTGGACGATTTGTTCACTTCTATTCTTTGCCACTACGATCAACCTGCTTGAGCGGCAAGTCTTGAGCATGCTGGCCAAGACGCTGGAAGTCAAGATTGGCTGGACCAGTCTCCAGTATGGCTACATGACCGGCGCATTCCAGGCCACTTATGCCATTGGCCTGCTCGGCGCGGGCTATCTGATGGATAGGTTTGGAACGCGCAAGGGATTTTCTGTCGCCGTTACGGTATGGAGTCTGGCTGCTATTGCCCATGCCGCCGCCAGCACAGCCTTTACATTCGGGATTGCCAGAGCATTCCTCGGACTGGGCGAGTCGGCCAACTTTCCCGCCTGCATCAAGACCGTTGCTGAGTGGTTCCCCAAGAAGGAGCGGGCGCTGGCCACCGGCATCTTCAATGCCGGCACGAATGTCGGCCCGATGGTTGCGATCCTTACCGTGCCCTGGCTTACCGCGGCCTTCAGTTGGCAGGCCGCGTTCATTGCAACCGGAGCATTGGGATTTGTGTGGCTGATTTTTTGGCTGCTGCTCTATCACCCGCCGGAACAGCATCCACGAATCTCGCAGGCTGAACTGGCCTATATCCAGAGCGACCCGCCGGACCGCACCCAGGCGGTTTCCTGGCGCCGGCTTTTTGAGCACAAGGAAACCTGGGCCTTCACCATCGCCAAATTCCTCACCGATCCGGTCACTTGGTTTTTCCTGTTCTGGCTTCCCAAGTATCTGCAAGAGCAATTCGGCCTCGGGCTGATGCAGGTCATTCCTCCCACGCTGGTGGTCTACAACGTGGCGAGCGTAGGCAGCGTGGCCGGCGGTTGGCTCCCGCTGCACCTGATCAAGCGCGGATGGAGCGTCAACGCTGCCCGCAAGACTGTACTGTTGCTTTCCGCCTTATGCGTTGTGCCCGTCGTGGCCGCGCCCTTTTCCAGGAGTTTGTGGCTTGTGGTTGTACTCGTAAGCCTGGCATCAGCAGGGCACAAGGGATGGTCAGCGAACTTGTGGACCACTGCATCGGACATGTTTCCCCGCCGCGCCGTCGGCAGCGTCGCCGGCATCGGAACTTCGGCCGGGGCTTTTGGCGGGGTGTTAATCCAGGTAGCAACCGGTTTTATTGTGCAGAAGACTCACGGTTACTTGCCGCTGTTTGTCTTCTCCGGTTTGGCCTACGTTACGGCGCTGGCGGTTCTGCAACGCCTTGCGCCTCGGCTGGATCCGGTGGAGGTGGATTGA
- a CDS encoding alpha/beta hydrolase encodes MNNSPDVLILPGWGDSGPEHWQSLWLNENPHFKRVVQRDWINSNLDEWLGTLNTYVNACSSQVILVGHSLSSILIAHWGCRNGASKVAGALIVAPTDVERRATCPPETWGFAPIPRDRLPFRSIVVAAPDDPYADFKTIEDLARSWGSEFVNIGKGGHINVASGFGPWPQGEELLKKLCGSAPS; translated from the coding sequence ATGAACAATAGTCCAGATGTCTTAATTCTTCCCGGTTGGGGCGATTCGGGCCCGGAACACTGGCAGAGTCTCTGGCTCAATGAAAATCCGCACTTCAAACGAGTGGTTCAGCGCGACTGGATCAACAGCAACCTTGACGAATGGCTCGGCACGCTGAACACATATGTCAATGCGTGCTCTTCCCAGGTAATTCTTGTTGGCCACAGCCTGTCGTCTATCTTGATTGCGCACTGGGGGTGTAGAAACGGCGCCTCTAAAGTTGCCGGCGCCTTGATTGTGGCGCCCACCGATGTAGAGCGCCGGGCGACTTGCCCGCCTGAGACCTGGGGCTTCGCTCCCATTCCACGCGATCGCTTGCCATTTCGCAGCATCGTGGTTGCAGCGCCGGATGATCCTTACGCTGACTTCAAAACCATTGAAGATTTGGCCCGGAGCTGGGGCAGCGAATTCGTGAATATTGGAAAAGGCGGCCACATTAACGTGGCTTCAGGATTTGGTCCCTGGCCTCAAGGTGAAGAGCTGCTGAAAAAGCTATGTGGAAGTGCCCCTTCTTAA